A genomic stretch from Hermetia illucens chromosome 7, iHerIll2.2.curated.20191125, whole genome shotgun sequence includes:
- the LOC119661000 gene encoding BLOC-1-related complex subunit 6 isoform X1, with translation MSNESSDEKVNPFTSSKCQDNTSPLSEYRGDPDEISADDGSMTDSYMEISRQIDISPIPNNNMSTSDYSDSIGAAKGGGESSGNRNWEHRRPDSLVGDRTFPYNLDGIVSKDGEMTHFVTENLEYKIKLSSPVTRKDIGGLYLRHNSTPSSSGGLGPTRSFFGTSAQQQQPQVDSNVLNDIEIEAQYLAASLDNLTENLCNLLHSISSITADNVEIHKNAVNKLTDSMDANIKSMYTIMAKTEEISKSMKPTEQLATRIREIKRLVDMLESNM, from the exons ATGTCGAATGAAAGCAGTGACGAAAAA GTGAACCCATTCACATCAAGTAAATGCCAGGATAATACTTCACCCTTAAGTGAATATCGTGGCGATCCCGATGAAATATCCGCGGATGATGGAAGCATGACCGACTCTTACATGGAAATATCACGACAAATCGATATCAGTCCGATTCCTAACAATAATATGTCAACGTCCGACTATTCGGATAGTATTGGAGCAGCAAAGGGTGGCGGTGAAAGTAGCGGCAATAGAAACTGGGAACATCGACGACCTGACTCCCTTGTAGGCGACAGAA CATTTCCCTATAATCTGGATGGTATTGTGAGCAAAGATGGTGAAATGACGCATTTTGTTACGGAAAATCTTGAATATAAGATTAAGCTTTCTAGTCCGGTTACCAGAAAAG ACATTGGTGGTCTCTACTTACGGCATAACAGCACACCATCGTCATCGGGCGGTTTGGGTCCAACCCGTTCGTTTTTCGGAACATCGGCACAACAGCAACAGCCTCAGGTCGATTCCAATGTTTTAAATGATATTGAAATCGAGGCCCAGTACTTGGCTGCTTCGTTGGATAATCTAACGGAGAATCTTTGTAATTTACTACATTCA ATATCATCAATAACCGCCGATAATGTGGAAATTCACAAGAATGCCGTGAACAAGCTTACCGACAGCATGGATGCAAATATCAAAAGCATGTACACAATCATGGCAAAAACTGAGGAGatatcgaaatcaatgaaacCTACAGAACAATTAGCTACACGAAT ACGGGAAATCAAAAGACTCGTGGATATGTTGGAGAGTAACATGTAA
- the LOC119660886 gene encoding major facilitator superfamily domain-containing protein 12-like: MSDDKSDSSAVASSDGLLPRSISRPQESSSSRSQQSGPRLKNYGSIVSTPSASSSTSPSSTDPGSGDIHQREGDEQQDPDETTPLRSSLPPSASSSGSSTPEDMKSTLSFFQKFGFGLGHVYNDLCAGVWFSYTLLFMQSVRGLPAVETGALIMLGQVCDAIATPIVGVLADRYMTKRKWHIAGTGLVFLSFPMIFSICPWCSNSGHWWPPVYFSVFIVIFQAAWAIVQISHFAMIPELSKTTKDRADLTATRYSASVIANLVVFLITWFVLNGRTTDSNNIGPTDERRFRDIALILTLVGVTMSVLFHFSLALSDYEHRRLMALLAMRGDETESRSRRSSVRGRGSNLSQEHDESRYHALDEGQGSPSNDTEDLLREIEGDQVSTTNSINRALNNHTGPERKRRTRNFLKSPLLYQNALLYVFARLFMTTSLLYMPLWLDERSYKMPAAVSEAAAGVETLATVPLVSFLSSFVSSMMLKQANKWIPHGLAYLLGSGVSIAVCAWVAFASPKSMQSIQLYVIAMLFGSGSSVTMVSSLCITADMIGKHTYQGGFIYSAVTFADKLITGIVVAIIEAMKCKQRSDCPTYYQNVLACGCGLAAILGILTLWTLRCTARFTRRRRLLRNESTI, translated from the exons ATGTCCGACGATAAGAGCGATTCTTCCGCCGTGGCATCAAGCGACGGTCTACTTCCTCGATCGATATCGAGGCCACAAGAATCTTCGTCATCGCGATCACAACAATCGGGGCCACGTCTTAAAAATTACGGATCAATCGTTTCAACGCCATCAGCATCATCAAGTACAAGTCCATCGTCAACAGATCCAGGTTCCGGTGATATACATCAAAGAGAAGGTGACGAACAACAGGATCCCGACGAAACAACACCACTTCGATCTTCCCTGCCACCTTCTGCATCGTCATCAGGATCTTCAACACCCGAGGATATGAAGTCAACCTTATCCTTCTTTCAGAAATTCGGCTTCGGTTTGGGCCATGTCTACAATGATCTCTGTGCCGGTGTTTGGTTCAGTTATACCTTGCTATTTATGCAATCCGTTCGAGGTTTACCGGCCGTTGAAACTGGTGCACTCATAATGTTAGGTCAAGTCTGTGATGCAATTGCGACACCGATCGTTGGTGTTTTGGCTGATCGTTACATGACAAAGAGGAAGTGGCATATTGCTG GTACCGGCCTGGTATTCCTTTCGTTTCCAATGATCTTTTCGATTTGCCCTTGGTGCTCAAATAGTGGCCACTGGTGGCCCCCCGTCTACTTTTCAGTATTCATTGTAATCTTCCAAGCAGCCTGGGCTATAGTACAAATATCGCACTTCGCTATGATTCCTGAACTATCCAAAACGACCAAGGATCGAGCCGACCTAACTGCCACCCGGTATTCAGCGTCTGTTATTGCGAATCTGGTGGTATTCCTGATAACGTGGTTTGTTCTAAACGGTCGTACTACAGACAGTAATAACATTGGACCTACCGATGAACGTCGATTTCGTGATATCGCGTTAATACTGACCCTCGTTGGGGTGACTATGTCAGTATTATTCCATTTTTCGCTAGCATTGAGCGACTATGAACACCGGAGACTCATGGCGCTGCTAGCAATGCGAGGTGACGAGACCGAGAGTAGGAGTCGCCGGAGCAGCGTGCGTGGTAGAGGAAGCAATCTGTCCCAAGAACATGATGAAAGTCGATACCATGCTTTAGACGAAGGCCAAGGATCGCCGTCCAACGACACCGAGGATCTCTTACGGGAAATCGAGGGAGACCAGGTATCCACTACAAATAGCATTAACAGAGCCCTGAACAATCACACAGGGCCGGAACGGAAAAGACGAACTCGAAATTTTCTGAAATCTCCGTTGTTGTATCAAAACGCTCTTCTATATGTCTTCGCCAGACTATTCATGACGACTTCCCTACTTTATATGCCACTATGGCTGGACGAACGGTCATATAAGATGCCAGCAGCAGTTAGTGAAGCTGCAGCAGGCGTTGAAACTTTGGCTACAGTTCCCCTTGTGTCATTTTTGTCATCTTTTGTATCGTCTATGATGCTCAAACAAGCAAACAAATGGATACCGCATGGACTGGCTTATCTTCTTGGATCAGGAGTTTCAATAGCAGTATGCGCCTGGGTTGCATTCGCATCGCCGAAAAGTATGCAATCAATACAATTGTATGTCATTGCGATGCTATTTG GATCAGGAAGCTCAGTGACAATGGTGAGCAGTTTATGTATCACAGCAGATATGATTGGAAAACATACTTATCAAGGTGGATTCATATATTCAGCGGTTACATTTGCTGATAAATTAATTACTGGAATAGTGGTTGCAATTATTGAAGCCAT GAAATGTAAACAACGCTCCGATTGTCCAACTTATTATCAAAATGTTCTCGCATGCGGATGTGGTTTGGCGGCCATATTAGGAATTTTAACACTTTGGACGCTTCGATGCACTGCACGTTTTACACGAAGACGACGATTATTGCGAAATGAATCAacgatttaa
- the LOC119661000 gene encoding uncharacterized protein LOC119661000 isoform X2 codes for MSNESSDEKVNPFTSSKCQDNTSPLSEYRGDPDEISADDGSMTDSYMEISRQIDISPIPNNNMSTSDYSDSIGAAKGGGESSGNRNWEHRRPDSLVGDRNIGGLYLRHNSTPSSSGGLGPTRSFFGTSAQQQQPQVDSNVLNDIEIEAQYLAASLDNLTENLCNLLHSISSITADNVEIHKNAVNKLTDSMDANIKSMYTIMAKTEEISKSMKPTEQLATRIREIKRLVDMLESNM; via the exons ATGTCGAATGAAAGCAGTGACGAAAAA GTGAACCCATTCACATCAAGTAAATGCCAGGATAATACTTCACCCTTAAGTGAATATCGTGGCGATCCCGATGAAATATCCGCGGATGATGGAAGCATGACCGACTCTTACATGGAAATATCACGACAAATCGATATCAGTCCGATTCCTAACAATAATATGTCAACGTCCGACTATTCGGATAGTATTGGAGCAGCAAAGGGTGGCGGTGAAAGTAGCGGCAATAGAAACTGGGAACATCGACGACCTGACTCCCTTGTAGGCGACAGAA ACATTGGTGGTCTCTACTTACGGCATAACAGCACACCATCGTCATCGGGCGGTTTGGGTCCAACCCGTTCGTTTTTCGGAACATCGGCACAACAGCAACAGCCTCAGGTCGATTCCAATGTTTTAAATGATATTGAAATCGAGGCCCAGTACTTGGCTGCTTCGTTGGATAATCTAACGGAGAATCTTTGTAATTTACTACATTCA ATATCATCAATAACCGCCGATAATGTGGAAATTCACAAGAATGCCGTGAACAAGCTTACCGACAGCATGGATGCAAATATCAAAAGCATGTACACAATCATGGCAAAAACTGAGGAGatatcgaaatcaatgaaacCTACAGAACAATTAGCTACACGAAT ACGGGAAATCAAAAGACTCGTGGATATGTTGGAGAGTAACATGTAA